From the Synergistaceae bacterium DZ-S4 genome, one window contains:
- a CDS encoding carboxymuconolactone decarboxylase family protein, with protein sequence MLEQFFPEFTQKLDEIDAIYKEKMPIDEKTYQFLCFALSIKGRSKPCVLKHFKGALEAGATVEELSYIFALTMRESAGADDCWTHDVIGDWKEILAGNIKCSCAE encoded by the coding sequence ATGCTTGAACAGTTTTTCCCTGAATTTACCCAAAAACTTGACGAGATAGATGCTATCTATAAAGAGAAGATGCCGATCGATGAAAAAACATACCAGTTTTTGTGCTTCGCCCTCTCAATAAAGGGCCGCAGCAAACCCTGTGTGCTGAAGCACTTCAAAGGCGCCCTTGAAGCCGGGGCGACGGTCGAGGAACTGAGCTATATCTTTGCGCTCACCATGAGAGAATCCGCAGGAGCTGACGACTGCTGGACCCATGATGTCATAGGAGACTGGAAGGAGATACTCGCAGGAAACATCAAATGCTCCTGTGCGGAATGA
- a CDS encoding EamA family transporter, with product MLDMKSLNWTSILLGVGVFGIELGFIKMYRAGWNISAASLLTNAAISILLIFIGLIFYKEHLSSNQIIGIALCLAGLFFFNR from the coding sequence ATGTTGGACATGAAATCCCTTAACTGGACAAGCATACTGCTTGGTGTAGGTGTTTTTGGCATTGAGCTCGGTTTCATCAAAATGTACCGCGCCGGCTGGAACATAAGTGCAGCATCTCTTCTTACCAACGCAGCCATTTCGATCCTTCTTATATTTATAGGCCTGATCTTCTATAAAGAGCACCTTTCGAGCAACCAAATAATAGGGATCGCACTTTGCCTGGCCGGGTTATTTTTTTTTAATAGATAA
- a CDS encoding TetR/AcrR family transcriptional regulator, giving the protein MPRKRLTSTMRQEQILDTTLEIIAEKGLAGVNTSEIAQRIGIVPSALYRHFENKDALIDALLDRTHSILFENVRKISMESSGASKNLRSLFLLHIEFIRKNPGIPKLVFSDAAVFGSPERKKKVIFIVRNYMNKLKEIAEKGIREGDLMNDISSEAVAFSMVSFAQHVGLISNLSDGKIDMSNLAELAWSYIERAIRKDNEKDGR; this is encoded by the coding sequence ATGCCAAGAAAACGGTTGACTTCAACAATGAGACAGGAACAGATACTCGATACAACGTTAGAAATAATCGCCGAAAAGGGGCTTGCCGGAGTCAATACATCGGAGATAGCACAGCGCATAGGCATAGTCCCTTCCGCACTATATCGCCATTTCGAAAATAAGGACGCCCTTATCGACGCTCTGCTTGACCGCACACATAGTATTCTTTTTGAAAATGTCAGGAAAATATCCATGGAATCGTCCGGGGCAAGCAAGAATTTGAGGAGTCTTTTTCTCCTGCACATCGAATTTATAAGAAAAAATCCGGGTATACCCAAACTTGTCTTTTCTGACGCGGCCGTCTTTGGGTCTCCTGAACGGAAGAAAAAAGTCATTTTTATAGTTAGAAATTACATGAACAAGCTTAAAGAAATTGCTGAAAAAGGCATAAGAGAAGGAGATCTGATGAACGACATTTCGTCTGAAGCTGTAGCATTTTCTATGGTCAGCTTCGCCCAGCATGTCGGACTTATTTCCAACCTCAGCGACGGCAAAATCGACATGAGCAATTTGGCGGAGTTGGCCTGGAGTTACATAGAAAGAGCGATCCGAAAAGATAATGAAAAGGACGGACGATAA
- a CDS encoding TolC family protein: protein MKRTDDKSLHYAKEGRRSMGLKITIIKILLLSLLLISGNACASVPEGTDTKPVELWEAMLMAEKNNPALKGSNIEREKSGIDVKIAEGMKLPKIDLWANTTLSEYPSTVVPIREAGVFPPLDTHITRFGIELNIPIYTGGKLEAEKVSAQKTSEAVSEDHKQQRQDLLYSVVSVFSRSLYFRDMKDASEKRIGALEDRERSLTLLLSEGRIPKLDLLRLQTQLSQARHDHIVLDQAEKDALSLLGTLTGNEFPIGSVAAIPFDARPDELDKIEKSDVLESSHAVKKSSLLTEAYYARSEAIKGETMPQISFFGRGTGSIGGGSEVYDDWQAGLQVTIKMWDGYVSKNRLKKSLLDIEKARFDLEQTRNQTLNDAREASGSLKEAVSKIETASIQLKEAREAFRIEQLRYETGESTITDLLSAESGLWSADASLSKAYYEKIASEANVLRLLGRLSPEMMRFSPDKTNNEKKSEKDEVVR, encoded by the coding sequence ATGAAAAGGACGGACGATAAGTCTTTGCACTATGCCAAGGAAGGAAGAAGATCTATGGGACTAAAGATAACGATCATCAAGATCCTGCTGCTCTCACTCCTGCTGATTTCAGGGAACGCGTGCGCCAGTGTTCCGGAAGGTACAGATACGAAACCTGTCGAACTGTGGGAAGCCATGCTAATGGCCGAAAAAAATAACCCCGCCCTTAAAGGCAGCAATATTGAAAGAGAAAAGAGCGGCATAGACGTAAAGATCGCAGAGGGGATGAAGTTGCCAAAGATCGACCTGTGGGCCAATACCACCCTTTCAGAGTACCCTTCTACCGTGGTGCCCATAAGGGAAGCGGGAGTTTTTCCACCCCTCGACACGCACATCACTCGTTTTGGGATCGAGCTGAACATCCCTATCTACACGGGAGGAAAGCTGGAGGCTGAAAAAGTGTCGGCGCAAAAAACATCTGAAGCAGTTTCCGAAGATCACAAGCAGCAAAGACAAGATCTGCTCTACAGCGTGGTATCCGTCTTCTCTCGGTCACTCTATTTTCGGGATATGAAAGATGCATCCGAAAAGAGGATCGGTGCACTTGAAGACAGGGAACGATCCCTGACGCTTCTGCTCAGCGAAGGACGTATACCCAAACTTGACCTGCTCCGGCTGCAAACTCAGCTTTCCCAGGCCAGGCATGACCACATTGTCCTTGACCAGGCTGAAAAAGACGCGCTCTCTCTGTTGGGCACACTTACCGGAAACGAATTTCCCATTGGATCCGTTGCGGCCATACCTTTCGATGCTCGACCGGATGAATTGGATAAAATTGAAAAAAGCGACGTCCTTGAGAGCAGCCATGCTGTCAAAAAATCCTCTCTTCTCACGGAAGCCTACTATGCCAGATCAGAAGCTATCAAGGGAGAGACCATGCCTCAGATATCTTTCTTCGGCAGAGGTACAGGCAGTATTGGAGGAGGTTCGGAAGTATATGACGACTGGCAGGCCGGACTTCAGGTAACTATAAAAATGTGGGACGGGTATGTCAGTAAAAACAGGTTAAAAAAATCTTTGCTAGATATTGAAAAAGCAAGGTTTGATTTGGAACAGACGCGAAACCAGACTCTCAACGATGCAAGAGAGGCCTCCGGATCCCTGAAGGAAGCGGTATCGAAGATCGAAACGGCTTCCATACAGCTCAAAGAGGCAAGAGAGGCATTTAGGATAGAACAGCTCAGATATGAAACAGGGGAAAGCACGATCACCGATCTGCTGAGTGCCGAATCGGGACTATGGTCAGCGGATGCCAGCCTCAGCAAAGCTTACTATGAGAAGATCGCTTCCGAAGCTAATGTTTTGAGACTGCTTGGGAGACTTTCCCCTGAAATGATGCGATTTTCCCCTGATAAGACCAACAATGAAAAAAAGTCAGAGAAAGATGAGGTCGTGAGGTAA
- a CDS encoding efflux RND transporter periplasmic adaptor subunit, producing the protein MEKKIDKKIIPLIIIAAAALLAAYTLFLKEKGEDPDKIFASGTIETTEADMSFLANGILKDRKVNEGDTVHRGELIAELDKREAEARLRQNAAAVETARSRLKDLSSGYRSQEIAEAEAQAAQFRSNWNNLKNEAERSEKLFSGGAISRQRLDRDITAAEVAASQLNAAQKKLELLRSGFREKSIDTAANQLKESEAAMQAAEVIVSNHILKSPMDGVVSKVYAEPGEMISMGKPVLTLTSLERPRVKVYIPEYRIGRVMLGQKADITVDSFPDKKFAASVTFISPEAEFTPKTVQTAEERVKLVFAVEVTAETSEGLLKPGMPADVNIDLKHE; encoded by the coding sequence ATGGAAAAGAAAATTGATAAAAAAATAATACCTTTGATCATAATCGCCGCTGCAGCTCTTCTTGCGGCATACACTCTCTTTTTAAAAGAGAAAGGGGAAGATCCTGATAAAATATTCGCCTCAGGAACGATAGAAACAACGGAGGCAGACATGTCATTTTTGGCGAACGGCATCTTGAAGGATCGGAAGGTCAATGAGGGCGACACTGTACACCGTGGCGAACTTATCGCGGAACTGGACAAGAGAGAGGCCGAGGCAAGGCTTCGTCAGAACGCCGCCGCAGTCGAAACCGCACGTTCGAGGTTAAAAGATCTCAGCAGCGGCTACAGAAGCCAGGAGATAGCAGAGGCCGAAGCTCAGGCAGCTCAGTTCAGGTCGAACTGGAATAACCTGAAAAATGAAGCAGAAAGATCTGAAAAGCTTTTCAGCGGCGGGGCGATAAGCAGACAGAGGCTGGACCGGGACATTACAGCAGCCGAAGTCGCCGCTTCTCAGCTTAACGCAGCTCAGAAAAAGCTTGAGCTTCTCCGTTCGGGATTCAGAGAGAAAAGCATAGATACCGCCGCGAATCAGCTTAAAGAGTCTGAAGCCGCAATGCAGGCAGCAGAGGTAATAGTATCCAACCACATACTGAAAAGTCCTATGGACGGAGTAGTCTCAAAAGTTTATGCAGAACCCGGAGAGATGATATCTATGGGAAAACCGGTGCTTACACTGACAAGCCTTGAAAGACCCCGAGTCAAGGTATACATTCCCGAATACAGGATAGGAAGGGTCATGCTGGGTCAGAAAGCTGACATTACAGTTGATTCCTTTCCGGATAAAAAATTTGCTGCTTCTGTGACTTTCATTTCACCTGAAGCTGAATTTACCCCCAAGACTGTTCAGACGGCGGAAGAGAGGGTGAAGCTTGTCTTTGCCGTGGAAGTTACAGCTGAAACGTCAGAAGGACTGCTCAAGCCGGGAATGCCCGCTGACGTAAACATAGACCTTAAACATGAATGA
- a CDS encoding ABC transporter ATP-binding protein: protein MNDNKTKGRSIEITGLGRAFGSFWAVRQVDLSVGRGEIFGLVGPDGAGKTTVMRMAAGVLIPSEGDIVIDGHSVVSDPEKVKIRIGYMSQRFGLYGDLTVLENLRFYGDLYEISEKERTAEEERLLGFSNLTPFKNRKARDLSGGMKQKLGLACSLVHRPSVLLLDEPTNGVDPVSRRDFWKILHEMVKEGVTVFVSTSYLDEAERCGRVGMIQEGRLTMCDNPRALKKTISGTILEILSADSVKTLRELRERYGKLSSDLVSGVIRFRLPENSSVEKIKDEIKIMGLDDLTIKEAQPTLEDVFVSRAMRVDVQ from the coding sequence ATGAATGACAACAAAACCAAGGGAAGGTCCATCGAAATAACAGGTCTCGGCAGAGCTTTCGGCAGCTTCTGGGCCGTCCGGCAGGTCGATCTTTCTGTCGGCAGAGGTGAGATCTTCGGACTGGTGGGACCCGACGGTGCTGGAAAGACGACTGTAATGCGGATGGCGGCCGGAGTCCTGATCCCTTCCGAGGGAGACATAGTAATAGACGGACACTCCGTCGTATCAGACCCCGAAAAGGTGAAGATAAGGATCGGGTATATGTCGCAGAGGTTCGGACTTTACGGAGACCTTACCGTACTGGAAAACCTGAGATTCTACGGAGATCTTTATGAAATATCGGAAAAGGAAAGGACGGCAGAGGAAGAGAGGCTTCTCGGCTTCAGTAACCTTACGCCATTCAAAAACAGGAAAGCCAGGGACCTGTCAGGCGGGATGAAACAAAAACTGGGGCTGGCCTGTTCACTGGTGCACAGGCCCAGTGTGCTTCTGCTGGATGAACCGACAAATGGAGTCGATCCGGTCTCCAGAAGGGATTTCTGGAAGATTCTACACGAGATGGTCAAAGAGGGAGTGACCGTTTTCGTTTCGACATCATATCTGGATGAAGCGGAAAGATGCGGGCGCGTAGGAATGATTCAGGAGGGGCGGCTGACAATGTGTGACAACCCCCGGGCGCTTAAAAAAACTATATCAGGAACTATTTTGGAGATCCTCTCCGCAGATTCTGTGAAAACACTTCGTGAATTGAGGGAGAGATACGGAAAATTAAGTTCTGATCTGGTTTCCGGCGTAATAAGATTCAGGCTTCCTGAGAACTCTTCTGTAGAAAAGATCAAAGACGAAATAAAAATAATGGGTCTTGATGATCTCACGATAAAAGAGGCCCAGCCGACTCTCGAAGATGTCTTCGTTAGCCGGGCGATGAGGGTTGATGTGCAATGA
- a CDS encoding ABC transporter ATP-binding protein — translation MSEIFAVNVKGLTRVFGNFTAVDHIELKVLKGRIFGFLGPNGAGKSTTIKMLCGLLLPTSGEGTVAGSDILKGTEEIKEKIGYMSQKFSLYDDLTVEENIDFYAGIYRVPKSIRSERKSWILEMSDLTEHISRMTRSLAGGWKQRLALGCALIHQPPIVFLDEPTSGVDPISRRRFWNLISDIASGGTTVFVTTHYMEEAEYCDELALIYKGKIIAKGTPSSIREESIPSGLIELSLNDPFEALEILENSGLVKAAAIFGDGLHLTVEKGTSDDEKIKKYLTEKGFGIYSMDRARPSLEDVFVHLIEKEDISSGGTIR, via the coding sequence ATGAGTGAAATTTTCGCAGTTAACGTAAAGGGACTGACAAGAGTCTTTGGAAACTTCACTGCAGTTGACCATATTGAACTGAAAGTCCTTAAAGGCAGGATCTTCGGTTTTCTCGGACCAAACGGTGCCGGGAAATCGACAACGATAAAAATGCTGTGCGGCCTTCTGCTCCCAACCTCGGGAGAGGGAACGGTCGCGGGATCCGATATCCTGAAAGGCACGGAGGAAATCAAAGAAAAGATAGGCTACATGTCTCAAAAATTCTCTCTTTATGACGACCTGACCGTTGAAGAAAACATAGATTTCTATGCTGGGATTTATAGGGTACCCAAATCCATCAGATCCGAAAGAAAGTCCTGGATACTTGAGATGTCAGATCTTACTGAACACATTTCCCGCATGACCCGCTCTCTTGCCGGAGGATGGAAGCAGCGGCTGGCGCTCGGATGTGCACTTATACATCAGCCTCCCATAGTATTTCTGGATGAACCAACTTCAGGAGTTGACCCTATATCGAGAAGGCGTTTCTGGAATCTTATTTCAGATATAGCAAGCGGAGGGACTACTGTATTTGTTACCACACACTACATGGAAGAGGCGGAATACTGTGACGAGCTTGCCCTCATATACAAAGGGAAGATAATTGCTAAGGGTACCCCGTCTTCGATCAGGGAAGAGTCTATCCCTTCGGGGCTGATCGAGCTTTCTCTGAATGACCCGTTCGAAGCACTGGAAATACTTGAAAATTCCGGACTGGTCAAGGCTGCCGCTATTTTCGGCGACGGGCTTCATTTAACTGTTGAAAAGGGGACTTCTGATGATGAAAAGATCAAAAAATACCTCACTGAAAAAGGTTTTGGGATCTATTCGATGGACCGGGCCAGACCCTCACTCGAAGATGTATTCGTACACCTGATAGAAAAAGAGGACATATCGTCAGGGGGAACAATTAGATGA
- a CDS encoding ABC transporter permease, translating into MKYGRKGRVSPRRLTAVIKKEFIHIFRDTRSLAMAFLMPVILLFIFGYGITLDIKSINMGVYDLDKTAESRGLVERFRASGYFDIVGTVESTKETDRLIDRNIAHMVLVVPEGFGGSVKRGEPVDIQAVYDGSDANTTSIAMGYTEAITSRYSQSKGAKDPSGQIDLRLRVWYNPELKSRWFIIPGLIAIIMGVISALLTSLTVSREWEQGTMEQLLSTPIHPVELFLGKITPYFLIGMIDVLISVAVGVWIFGVPLRGSFIFLLVVSSLFLVGGLSLGILISTAAKSQLVASQAAFVLTLLPAFMLSGFLYSIENMPVFIQKITYAVQSRYFVTILKDIFLKGNHPLVLIKEILFLCAFAAIVLTAAIKKFKKNMG; encoded by the coding sequence ATGAAGTATGGGAGAAAGGGAAGGGTATCTCCGCGCAGGCTGACGGCGGTCATTAAAAAAGAGTTCATACACATATTCAGGGATACCAGAAGCCTGGCAATGGCGTTCCTAATGCCTGTGATCCTTCTTTTTATTTTCGGTTACGGTATAACCCTGGATATCAAGAGTATCAACATGGGCGTTTATGACCTGGATAAGACAGCCGAAAGCAGGGGACTTGTAGAAAGATTCCGGGCTTCAGGCTATTTTGACATCGTCGGTACAGTTGAAAGCACGAAAGAAACAGACCGCCTTATAGACAGAAATATCGCCCATATGGTACTCGTTGTTCCCGAAGGGTTCGGAGGATCAGTTAAGAGAGGAGAACCTGTTGACATACAGGCCGTTTACGATGGCAGCGATGCCAACACTACCTCAATAGCGATGGGTTATACTGAGGCCATTACTTCCAGATATTCTCAGTCGAAAGGTGCAAAGGATCCCTCGGGGCAGATCGACCTCAGGCTTCGCGTCTGGTACAATCCGGAACTCAAAAGCCGCTGGTTCATCATTCCCGGCCTGATAGCGATCATAATGGGTGTGATAAGCGCGCTTCTGACATCGCTGACTGTTTCCAGAGAATGGGAACAGGGCACTATGGAACAGCTTCTATCCACTCCTATACATCCGGTGGAGCTTTTTCTGGGAAAGATTACGCCATATTTCCTTATCGGAATGATCGATGTTTTGATCTCAGTAGCTGTGGGTGTCTGGATCTTCGGAGTACCGCTCAGGGGCAGCTTCATTTTCCTGCTTGTTGTATCGTCGCTGTTTCTGGTCGGTGGGCTCAGTCTCGGGATCCTCATTTCAACGGCCGCCAAATCACAGCTTGTAGCAAGCCAGGCGGCATTCGTACTCACCCTTCTGCCGGCATTTATGCTGTCGGGATTCCTCTATTCCATTGAAAACATGCCGGTATTCATACAGAAAATTACATATGCAGTTCAGTCCCGTTATTTTGTCACCATTCTGAAAGATATTTTTCTCAAAGGGAACCATCCTTTGGTTTTGATAAAAGAAATACTTTTTCTCTGTGCATTTGCAGCGATCGTACTTACTGCAGCAATAAAAAAATTCAAAAAGAACATGGGGTAG
- a CDS encoding ABC transporter permease, producing the protein MIKEFIQVLRDPRMKAMIFVLPVIQLLIFGYAVTTDVNLIKTAVTDSDRSVQSRQLIESFTSSGIFRVISYPDNDGTMTEYLDQGKAVVGINIKEGFAKDLLNGKKPVVQILVDGTNSNDGTLAMNYAQRIISDFGIGKKSRDLVNVQGRAWYNPDLKSRNYNVPGVIAIILLMTSLLLTSMAIVREKEIGTMEQLMVTPMRSIEFILGKSLPFAAICFIDVIVVSFVGMKWFDIPIRGSMPLLLISAALFLMSCIGIGLLISTISKTQQEALMSSFFFYFPAVLLSGFMFPISNMPEPVQWITTINPLRYFLVIIRGIFLKGTGLAELWQQMAALAALGILFLTFSVSRFKKTID; encoded by the coding sequence ATGATAAAAGAATTTATACAGGTCCTGAGGGATCCGCGCATGAAGGCGATGATCTTTGTGCTTCCCGTGATCCAGCTTCTGATATTCGGATACGCTGTTACGACAGATGTCAACCTTATCAAGACGGCCGTAACAGACAGCGACAGAAGCGTGCAAAGCCGGCAGCTTATCGAGAGCTTTACCTCGTCAGGAATATTCAGGGTAATTTCATACCCTGACAATGACGGAACTATGACGGAATATCTTGATCAAGGAAAAGCTGTCGTCGGAATCAACATAAAAGAGGGTTTTGCCAAGGATCTGCTCAATGGGAAAAAACCCGTTGTTCAGATACTCGTTGACGGAACAAATTCCAATGACGGAACACTTGCCATGAACTATGCGCAACGCATAATATCCGACTTCGGAATAGGAAAAAAGAGCCGGGATCTCGTTAATGTTCAGGGCAGAGCATGGTACAACCCGGACCTGAAAAGCAGAAACTACAATGTTCCGGGGGTCATAGCGATCATACTCCTGATGACATCGCTGCTTTTGACATCAATGGCAATAGTGAGGGAAAAGGAAATCGGAACGATGGAACAGCTCATGGTTACCCCAATGCGGTCAATTGAGTTTATACTGGGCAAATCCCTCCCCTTCGCTGCCATCTGCTTTATTGATGTCATCGTCGTAAGCTTTGTCGGCATGAAGTGGTTCGATATCCCCATCAGGGGAAGCATGCCGCTGCTGCTCATTTCTGCAGCTCTCTTCCTGATGTCCTGCATAGGCATAGGCCTTTTGATCTCCACGATATCGAAAACCCAACAGGAAGCCCTGATGTCATCCTTCTTTTTCTACTTCCCGGCTGTCCTCCTCTCAGGGTTTATGTTTCCGATTTCCAATATGCCCGAACCGGTCCAGTGGATCACTACAATTAATCCGCTAAGGTACTTTCTCGTGATAATAAGGGGAATATTCCTTAAGGGAACAGGATTGGCTGAACTTTGGCAGCAAATGGCCGCCCTTGCAGCACTGGGGATACTCTTTCTGACCTTCAGCGTATCAAGGTTCAAGAAAACGATAGACTGA
- a CDS encoding DJ-1/PfpI family protein produces MKNVGIYLFNKVELLDFAGPYEVFSTTAELNDHKPFKVFTISEDGGAIKSVNGLIVIPDYSFSNHPKIDILIIPGGEGTKAEIKKKKVMEWIERTQASADVMATVCSGARIPAVLGLLDGLEATTHHSVIDDVKKLATGVTIDHTKRFVDNGKIMTSGGISAGIDLSLHIVKKLYGEKVAEKTMEYMEYGKAAPKNH; encoded by the coding sequence ATGAAAAACGTTGGAATTTATTTGTTTAACAAAGTCGAGCTTCTGGACTTCGCCGGCCCCTACGAGGTCTTTTCAACCACGGCGGAACTTAACGACCACAAGCCCTTCAAGGTATTCACCATTTCCGAGGATGGAGGCGCGATCAAATCCGTCAACGGGCTTATCGTCATCCCCGATTACAGCTTCAGCAACCATCCTAAGATAGACATTCTGATCATCCCGGGCGGAGAGGGTACAAAGGCTGAGATAAAGAAGAAAAAGGTCATGGAATGGATAGAAAGGACACAGGCATCGGCAGATGTAATGGCCACAGTCTGTTCGGGGGCGAGGATCCCGGCTGTACTTGGGCTCCTTGACGGACTTGAGGCCACGACTCACCACTCGGTCATAGACGACGTTAAGAAGCTGGCTACGGGGGTCACCATCGACCACACGAAACGTTTCGTCGACAACGGAAAGATAATGACCTCGGGCGGGATCTCCGCGGGGATCGATCTCTCGCTCCACATAGTGAAAAAACTCTACGGAGAAAAGGTCGCCGAAAAGACGATGGAATATATGGAGTACGGAAAGGCAGCGCCTAAAAACCATTAG
- the rsgA gene encoding ribosome small subunit-dependent GTPase A, with product MKKYGFSERFQQEASFYEGLYPSRISEQHRYIYKVISEDGELQAEVSGKLHYAAEGTMDFPAVGDWVMIDRTEKCSGNAVIRNILKRRSYFARRAAGTKEDVQIVAANVDTIFICMSLNTDFNLRRLERYMSIAWDSMATPVIVLTKSDLCDDLEDKIREVSSVSTGADIIICSCAEERGIDAVYPYIEEGKTIAFIGSSGVGKSTLINRLMGRDVLATKEIRESDDRGRHTTTHRQLLLLPGGGIVIDTPGMRELHLYGGNLEKSFEDIIELAQKCRYKDCTHTTEPACAVRKAIEENELSEERFQNYLKLQREVAYEGLNSRQLEKEKINRMFGSKGEMKRLMREVKENKKR from the coding sequence TTGAAAAAGTATGGATTTAGTGAGCGTTTTCAACAGGAGGCCTCGTTTTATGAGGGGCTTTATCCTTCCCGGATCTCCGAACAGCACCGCTACATCTATAAAGTCATAAGCGAAGATGGGGAACTTCAGGCGGAAGTATCGGGAAAACTCCACTATGCTGCTGAAGGTACGATGGATTTCCCTGCCGTGGGCGACTGGGTAATGATAGACAGGACTGAAAAATGTTCGGGGAACGCAGTGATCAGAAATATTCTCAAGCGCAGGAGTTATTTTGCCCGCAGGGCGGCAGGGACCAAAGAGGATGTACAGATCGTTGCGGCAAACGTAGACACGATATTTATCTGTATGTCGCTCAATACAGACTTTAACCTGCGGCGCCTTGAGAGGTACATGTCCATCGCTTGGGACAGCATGGCCACTCCTGTTATAGTCCTCACTAAATCTGACCTCTGCGATGACCTTGAAGATAAGATACGGGAGGTCTCCTCAGTAAGTACCGGTGCTGACATCATAATATGCTCTTGTGCTGAAGAAAGAGGGATCGATGCGGTATATCCTTACATTGAAGAGGGAAAGACAATTGCCTTCATAGGCTCTTCGGGGGTAGGAAAATCGACGCTCATCAACCGCTTGATGGGAAGGGATGTCCTTGCCACAAAAGAGATCCGGGAGTCCGATGACAGGGGAAGGCATACTACGACACACCGCCAGCTGCTTTTGCTGCCTGGGGGCGGGATAGTTATCGATACGCCAGGGATGAGGGAGCTGCACCTCTACGGTGGGAACCTTGAAAAGTCTTTTGAAGATATCATTGAACTGGCTCAAAAATGCAGATACAAGGACTGTACCCACACTACGGAACCGGCCTGCGCTGTAAGAAAAGCGATAGAGGAAAACGAGCTTTCTGAGGAACGCTTCCAAAATTACCTCAAGCTTCAGAGGGAAGTAGCTTATGAAGGTCTCAATTCACGCCAACTTGAAAAGGAAAAGATCAACAGGATGTTTGGCAGCAAGGGAGAGATGAAAAGGCTGATGCGGGAGGTAAAAGAAAATAAGAAAAGGTGA